A single genomic interval of Lathyrus oleraceus cultivar Zhongwan6 chromosome 7, CAAS_Psat_ZW6_1.0, whole genome shotgun sequence harbors:
- the LOC127103521 gene encoding zinc finger A20 and AN1 domain-containing stress-associated protein 3, producing the protein MAEEHRCQAPRLCANNCGFFGSPAMQDLCSKCYRDLQLKEERSSSAKLVLSQTLIPQAVVSQEVVVQPSSSEVVSSLPAVEAVAGTSEQPNPNRCGSCRRRVGLTGFKCRCGLTLCGSHRYPEQHGCGFDFKGMGREQIAKANPLVKGEKLNKI; encoded by the coding sequence ATGGCGGAAGAACATAGATGCCAAGCTCCGCGTCTCTGCGCCAACAACTGCGGTTTCTTCGGGAGTCCCGCCATGCAAGATCTCTGTTCTAAATGTTACCGAGATTTGCAGCTCAAGGAAGAGCGATCTTCGTCGGCGAAATTGGTTCTCAGTCAAACCCTAATTCCTCAGGCGGTGGTTTCACAAGAGGTTGTTGTTCAGCCTTCTTCTTCGGAGGTGGTTTCGTCTTTGCCGGCGGTGGAAGCTGTTGCTGGAACATCGGAGCAGCCGAATCCGAATCGGTGCGGGAGTTGTAGGCGGCGCGTGGGGCTGACGGGGTTCAAGTGCAGATGCGGGTTGACGCTATGTGGGTCCCACAGGTATCCGGAGCAACACGGGTGTGGGTTCGATTTTAAGGGAATGGGGAGAGAGCAGATCGCGAAAGCGAATCCGTTGGTGAAGGGAGAAAAGTTGAACAAGATCTGA